The following proteins are co-located in the Microplitis demolitor isolate Queensland-Clemson2020A chromosome 5, iyMicDemo2.1a, whole genome shotgun sequence genome:
- the LOC103569343 gene encoding rho GTPase-activating protein gacZ, with product MATYLKRTSKLYDLTVTHTAATSDNINYSDLMCPVCRGILIEPVTLPCDHNLCLRCLKGTFKHNSLSCPMCRIRVGSWLRTATKSETLVNNNLWEFIRSNYPKEIQDRNNITINDVPHINNESDYTQNILSGGEIHCGYELQLKLAEQEMLRQRESERLVNEQYLRKLHEQETDDKQKLAQYAQDRLLARSLAKKQLLDKEKTIKYYNDCLKNTTHQASKYLVPQSGECLQNDRLQFNNNNKQLLLPASDPLQLNNHLFNLSNINIKTNSTNILSRNIDNDIRMSNNINLIATKLQPIDTRQSFCSKPSSIVRTKDCCQVTPSSSLSSTLLIPNILTLKQQTLMPKINAYIATEPSCSNSKIYGDQNEEELRVPADLLSNNKKNIAMEICVMTTGSSVPNAGITTMPSDDKQQRVSAQSAGSHDSINPEIHHFKPIKILPRTPLKVMPDGRQIDPKILRVIPVLKRISNPVFRTPSIGHFRRIGCTWSAFKGRIRQEARVINTSPTWKSPSSSTEQNQTQSKPTSQSQVSVELNSPKNNHPTSEATVEINKNYPANNRMINGTSSPSSPTPATSTSSTCFTAKTNKKPADKSAKTKSKSHKNGALKRNKNIANDSQANDTSSITTPAVLSSDCQQKLINPSFIDSESQAMENIAERIKRRKVYFDATSNKDDNNDDHNDDDDDDDDDDDVDSKAKSKTRKSSRKLISNKTIAENSTDKKIVKCKKSTRKCAKRPRVSKIKEKDSSNDSRDKLTLDDDNNKVTFTRKRTTRSSVRNFKFIRNDSTDNDNDNNNDNDNDNNNKINGVNGSNDDEADKSDLVNERVVIEEEKISRTLLQEKQDYELARRLQAEFNKMELGISRRTRGSKRASNCPDDLIALSAAGVGKKYKRANGKLSLANVNSTTTRATSATTPAISSNIKSRRKRD from the exons TCAAACACAACAGTTTGAGCTGTCCTATGTGCAGAATCAGAGTCGGATCATGGCTCAGAACCGCGACCAAGTCTGAAACTCTCGTCAATAACAACCTCTGGGAGTTCATACGATCAAATTACCCCAAGGAAATTCAGGatagaaataatattactattaatgaTGTTCCTCATATTAATAATGAGTCTG attaCACTCAAAACATATTGAGTGGAGGTGAGATTCATTGTGGATACGAATTGCAACTAAAATTAGCCGAACAAGAAATGTTACGTCAACGTGAATCCGAGAGACTGGTAAATGAACAATATTTACGTAAATTACATGAACAAGAGACCGATGATAAGCAAAAGCTCGCGCAATATGCGCAGGATCGACTATTGGCGCGTTCGCTTgctaaaaaacaattattagatAAAGAGAAAACAATAAAGTACTACAATGACTGTTTGAAAAACACGACTCATCAAGCCAGCAAGTATCTGGTGCCTCAGTCAGGCGAGTGTTTGCAGAACGACCGTCTGCAGtttaacaacaacaacaaacaGTTGCTGCTACCGGCCTCGGACCCGCTGCAATTGAATAATCATCTATTTAACCTCAGCAATATCAACATTAAAACGAACTCAACCAACATATTGTCGAGGAATATCGATAATGATATTCGTATGTCcaataacattaatttaatagcaACAAAACTTCAGCCGATTGACACCAGACAGAGTTTCTGCAGCAAGCCCTCGTCTATTGTGAGAACTAAAGACTGCTGTCAGGTGACACCCTCGTCCTCCTTGTCCTCGACGCTGCTTATTCCTAATATTCTTACGCTCAAACAGCAGACGTTGATGCCTAAAATAAATGCCTACATAGCAACCGAACCGAGTTGCtctaattctaaaatatatggAGACCAGAACGAAGAAGAACTAAGAGTACCCGCAGACTTACtgagtaacaataaaaaaaatattgctatGGAAATTTGCGTCATGACAACCGGGAGCTCGGTGCCGAACGCTGGAATCACGACGATGCCGAGTGATGATAAGCAGCAGAGAGTCAGTGCGCAGAGCGCCGGTAGCCATGACAGCATAAACCCGGAGATTCATCATTTCAAacccattaaaattttaccgcGAACGCCTTTGAAAGTAATGCCCGATGGGAGGCAAATAGACCCGAAAATTTTACGGGTGATTCCTGTTTTGAAGAGAATTTCAAATCCGGTCTTTAGGACACCTTCTATTGGACATTTTAGACGCATTGGTTGTACCTGGAGCGCATttaaag gtcgAATAAGACAAGAAGCACGTGTCATAAATACGTCACCCACGTGGAAATCCCCAAGCAGTTCCACCGAACAAAATCAAACTCAATCAAAACCAACATCACAATCCCAAGTGTCAGTAGAATTAAACTCgccgaaaaataatcatccAACTTCCGAAGCAACTGtcgagataaataaaaattatccagCAAATAATCGCATGATAAACGGgacatcatcaccatcatcaccAACACCAGCCACCTCAACATCCTCGACTTGTTTTACAgccaaaacaaataaaaaaccagCAGACAAATCCGCCAAGACAAAATCAAAGTCACACAAAAACGGGGCTCTGAAACGCAACAAAAATATTGCCAATGATTCGCAAGCTAATGACACTTCGTCCATTACAACCCCAGCAGTTTTGTCATCAGATTGtcagcaaaaattaataaatccgTCATTTATTGATAGCGAGTCGCAAGCGATGGAAAATATCGCAGAGAGAATAAAAAGACGCAAAGTTTATTTTGACGCAACCTCAAACaaagatgataataatgatgatcataatgatgatgatgatgatgatgatgatgatgatgatgttgatAGCAAAGCAAAAAGTAAGACCCGTAAATCATCACGTAAATTAATAAGCAACAAAACGATAGCAGAGAATTCGacggataaaaaaatagttaagtgtaaaaaaagtaCGCGAAAGTGCGCAAAGCGTCCGCGAGTATCGAAGATTAAGGAGAAGGACTCGAGTAATGACAGTCGTGATAAATTAACACTTGATGATGATAACAATAAAGTGACATTTACACGTAAGCGTACAACGAGAAGTTCcgttagaaattttaaatttataagaaatgatagtactgataatgataatgataacaataatgacaatgataatgataataataataaaataaatggagTAAATGGTAGCAATGATGATGAAGCTGACAAGAGTGATTTAGTAAATGAACGCGTGGTAATTgaggaagaaaaaatatcCAGGACTTTGCTGCAGGAAAAACAAGACTACGAATTAGCCCGAAGATTGCAAgctgaatttaataaaatggaaCTTGGAATTTCTAGGAGAACGAGAGGTTCTAAACGCGCTTCAAATTGTCCTGATGATTTGATTGCTCTCAGTGCTGCTGGGGTGGGGAAGAAATATAAACGCGCTAATGGTAAATTATCTTTAGCTAACGTTAATTCAACAACAACAAGAGCAACATCAGCAACAACCCCCGCCATCAGCAGCAACATTAAATCGCGACGTAAACGCGATTAG